From the Deltaproteobacteria bacterium HGW-Deltaproteobacteria-18 genome, the window TGGAACGATGAAGGAGGCAAGCCATGAAACAATTAAGTCTCGCCATTGACCTGAACCGCTGCATCGGCTGCAAGACCTGTGTGGCGGCCTGTCGCAATTACCACGGGCTTGTCAATCACGCCTCGGCCATGCCCGGCATGATGCCCTATTATCTGCGTGTTGAGAGCGATCGCCAGGGAACGTACCCGAACATCGCCATCCGATCCTGGGTCATGCCCTGCCAGCATTGCAGGAACGCGGCCTGCATCAAGGCGTGCAAGGCCGAAGCCATCGTCAAGGATGAACAGACCGGCATCGTGCGCATCCTTGCGGAAAAATGCCGGGGCAGCCGCGACTGCATCGAAGCCTGCCCGTACGGAGTCATCCAGTTCGACACGGCCGCAAGCAAGGCCCACAAATGCGACCTGTGCTGGGAGCGGGTGCACGTGGGCGAAAAACCGGTCTGCGCCGAGGTCTGTCTAACCGACGCCATCCGCTTCGGAGAGAAGGAAATCCTGAAGATGGAACTTGAGGCCGAAGGCAAGGAGATCGTGAAAAAGATGAGCGCCCAGTCCGTGATCTACTTCCGCACGCCCGGATAGGAAGCGGCTTGAAAACAGCGCATGAAAGGGTCGCACGCCGGGGCGTGCGACCCTTTCATGCGCTGCGAGGTCAAAAAGTGAAGCGACCGCATTCCTGATTGGACTTCATTCAATCAAAAAGATGGACCGACCCGGCCACTACGTCATTTCCGAGA encodes:
- a CDS encoding 4Fe-4S ferredoxin codes for the protein MKQLSLAIDLNRCIGCKTCVAACRNYHGLVNHASAMPGMMPYYLRVESDRQGTYPNIAIRSWVMPCQHCRNAACIKACKAEAIVKDEQTGIVRILAEKCRGSRDCIEACPYGVIQFDTAASKAHKCDLCWERVHVGEKPVCAEVCLTDAIRFGEKEILKMELEAEGKEIVKKMSAQSVIYFRTPG